In Sphingomonas sp. LT1P40, the DNA window CGCTGGCGCAGACGGCGTTCAAGATTACCGGCTTTCTCGTCGTCATGCTGCTGGTCGCGCGTCGGTTGATCCCGCTGGCGCTGCACTGGGTCGTGCATACCGGCTCACGCGAGCTGTTTCGCCTTGCCGTGCTCGCCATCGCGCTCGGCGTTGCGTTCGGTGCCGCCGTCGTGTTCGATGTGTCGTTCGCTCTGGGTGCGTTCTTCGCCGGCATGATTTTGGGCGAAACCCCGCTCAGCCGTCAGGCGACCGAGGAAACGCTGCCACTGCGCGACGCGTTTGCCGTGCTGTTCTTCGTTTCGGTGGGTATGTTGTTCAATCCGGCGGTGCTGATCGAACAGCCACTGCCGCTGATCGTCACCGTCCTCATCATCGTGTTCGGCAAATCGGTCGCGGCCTATTTCATCGTCCGCGCGCTCAAATACACGCATCGCATCGCGATCACCGCCGCTGCCAGTCTGGCGCAGATCGGTGAGTTTTCGTTCATTCTCGTCGGCCTCGGGGTCGGGCTCCAGATCCTGCCGCCGGAGGGACGCGATCTGATCCTGGCCGGTGCGCTGATCTCGATTTTGGTGAATCCCTTCATCTTCACCTGGCTGGTGCCAAAGCGGCAGGAAAAGACCGACCCGATCGAACCGCCGGTCGATACCGGGGACTTTCAGGATCATGTGATTCTGGTCGGCTACGGCCGCGTCGGCAAGTTGATCGCGCGCGACCTGCTGGCGCGCAAACGCCGCTTCATCCTGATCGAGGATCAGGCCGATATCGCCAAGGAAGCGAAAGAGGCCGGGCTGGACGTGGTGCGCGGCAATGCGGTCGATCCGGAAGCGTTAAAAGCCGCCCGTATCGATCGGGCCAGCCGGTTGCTGATCGCGATTCCCGAAGGGTTCGAGGGCGGTGCGGTGGTCGAGGCGGCGAAAGCGCAAAACTCCGCCATCGCCATCGTCGCCCGCGCGCATTCGGATGCCGAGGTCGCGCATCTCGAGGCCAAGGGGGCGGGTGACGTGGTGATGGGCGAACGCGAGATCGCGAGCCGAATGCTCAGCCTGTGCGCGGTGCCGCTGGCGCGTGCTTGACCCGCCTTCTTCTTAAGCCCCTCCCGCCTTCGCAGGAGGGGTTGGGGAGGCCTTCTACTTCTCTTCGCGGCTCCCGAAGATCAGCAGAAGAAGACCCTCACCCAACCCTCTCCCGTGAAGAACGGGAGAGGGCCAAGACCGCGATCACCCGTAACTTACGATCTCATACTCGATCCCATCGAAATCGAGGAAATAGAAACGGCGGCCGGGTTCGTAGTCGCCATGGCTGAACGGCGTCAGCCCCGCCGCGTAAACCTTTGCCTCCACCCCATCCAGATCGTCCACGACGATGCCGACATGATTGAGCGGCTCGCCCTTGGGATAACGCTGCGGGGCGTCTCCCCGCGGCGCGTAGAGTGCGAGATAGGAATTTGCCTCGCCGACGTGGATGGCGCTGCCGCCGTCGCGCGCCGCCCCCTGCCAGCGGATGTGCCAGCCGAACAGATGCTGCATCAGTTTCGCGGTGCGCGCTGGGCTGGTGACGGTGAGGTTGACGTGTTCGATTGCGGTAACGGGCATGACATTTCCTTTCGGTTTGCGTGTGCGTGCCCAACTCCGCTACAACCTCAACATAAGTTGAGATCAAGCGGAAAATTGCGATGCGCGGGAATGAGCTTCTGACGATCGGCGAACTGGCGGCGCGCACCGGCCTGTCGGTTTCGGCAATCCGCTTTTACGAGAGCCGCGGGCTGGTCGAGCCGATCCGGACCAGCGGTAATCAGCGCCGCTTCCTGCGTTCGGATATCCGTCGCCTGTCGTTCGCGCTGATCGCGCAACGCATGGGGCTGACGGTGCAGGAGATTGCTGCACAACTGGCGCAATTGCCGCTCGGCCGCACCCCGACGTTGCAGGACTGGGAACGGATCAGCCGCCATTTCCGCGCAGAGATCGACCGCCGCATCGCCATTCTGGAGCGCACCCGCGACAAGCTCGATGGCTGCATCGGTTGCGGTTGCCTGTCGCTGAAGAAGTGCGGGCTGTACAACCCCGGCGATCAGGCGGGGACAGAAGGGAAGGGGCCACGCTTCGTTCTCGGCGGCATTGACCGCAGCGCTGTCGAAGGTCGATAGCGAATACCTTGTTGTTTATGAGTAAGCAGAATGTTGAAACAGGTTCTTGGAGCGGTCGCGTTGGTGGTGGGTATCGGTACGATGAGCGCTGAAGCACGCGACCCGACGCCCGGCGACCTGACACTCGAACGCGTTTTCGCGAGCCCCGACCTGGCCGGCACCACGCCGCGAATGCTGAAGCTGTCACCCGACGGCAAATACGTCACCGTGCTGCGTAACCGCGACGATGAGCGCGAGCGGTTCGACCTGTGGACGATGGACACCGCCAGCGGCGCGTGGCGCATGCTGGTCGACAGCAAGAAGATCGGGACCGGCGCTGAGATTTCCGAGGCGGAAAAGATGCAGCGCGAACGCGCGCGTATCGGCGATACGCGCGGCATCGTCGCCTATGACTGGGCACCCGATGGCCGGTCGATCCTCGTGCCCCTAGACGGCGACCTCTATCTCGCCACGCTGGCGGGCGATGTCCGACGCCTGACCGCGACCGAGGGCAGTGAGCTCAATCCCGTCATCAGCCCCAAAGGCGGCTATGCCAGCTTTGTCCGCGACCAGAATCTCGTCGTTCTCGACCTCTCGGCGGGCAAGGAGATAAAGGTTACGAGCGAAGGGACCGGCACCGTCCATTTCGGCGAGGCGGAATTCGTCGCGCAGGAGGAAATGGCTCGTCGCACCGGTTACTGGTGGTCGCCCGACGACAAGCGCATCGCCGTCCAGCGCTTCGACGAAGCGCCGGTCGGTGTCGTCAGCCGCACCGCAATCGGCGCGGAAACCACGCGCGTCTATGACCAGCGCTATCCCGAGGCGGGCACCGCCAATGTGCTGGTCGATCTCTACGTCATGAAGCCCGACGGCACGGGTCGCGTGAAAGTCGATCTCGGCAGCGAGACCGATATTTACCTCGCCCGCGTCGACTGGACGCCGGACGGCAAGACCCTGCTCGTCCAGCGCCAGAACCGCGCGCAGACGGTGCTCGACATGCTCGCGGTCGATCCCACAACGGGTAAATCGCGCATCCTGTTCAGCGAGAAATCCGGCGCGAAGAGCTGGATCAACCTGTCCGACGCCTATCGTGCGCTGGGCGACGGCAGCCTGATCTGGTGGTCCGAGCGCGACGGCCACGGTCATCTGTACCGCTTCAAAGGCGGCAAGTGGACGCCACTGACCAAAGGCGACTGGGAAGTCGCCGATCTGGTCGGCGTCGATGAAGCCACGGGCCGCATCACCTTTACCGGCAACAAGGATGGCGTGCTCGAACGCCACCTCTACGTCGTCGATCTGGCCAAACCGGGTGCTGTCACCCGCATCAGCGAGGCGGGATATTGGAACACCGCCAATGCAAACCGCGATGCCAGTCGCATCATCGTCACGCGTTCCAAGGGCGATCAGCCGCCGCAGGTGCTGCTCACCGATGGCGCGGGCAAGCGGCTTGCCTGGGTCAATGAGAACCGGGTCGCGGGCGACCACCCCTATGCCCCGTTCCTCGCCAGCCACCGCCGCAAGCAGTTTGGGACGATCAAGGCGGCGGACGGCACGACGCTGCACTGGGAAATGATTACCCCGCCGCTGGAGCCGGGGCGCAAATACCCGGTTTTCTTCCACCATTATGGCGGCCCGCACTCGCAACAAGTGAGCCGGGCTTGGGGTGGCGCAACCCAGCAGGCGATCGTCGATCGCGGCTATATCTGGTTCGCGCTCGATAATCGCGGCGCCGCCAATCGCGGCAAGGCGTTCGAGGATCATTTGTTTCAGGCGATGGGCGGGGTCGAGGTGACGGACCAGCTTGCCGGGGCCGCATACCTCAAGACCCTCGATTTCGTCGATCCGGGCAAGGTGACGACCTATGGCTGGTCCTATGGCGGCTATATGACACTGAAGATGCTGCAGGCCGCACCGGGCGTGTTTGCGGCTGGCGTGGCAGGCGCGCCGGTCAGCAAATGGGAGCTGTACGACACCCATTACACCGAGCGTTACATGGGCGATCCGCGCCAAGTTCAGGCCGCTTATGACAAGGCCAACACTGTCGCCGACGCGACGAAGATCGCCGATCCGCTGCTTCTGATCCACGGCATGGCCGACGACAATGTCGTGCTGGAGCATTCGACCGTGATGATGGCGCGGATGCAGGCGGGGGCAGTGCCGTTCGAGACGATGCTGTATCCGGGCCAGACCCACCGCGTCGCAGGGCCGGGGATCAGCGTGCATCTGTGGACGACGATCCTCGACTTCCTCGACCGGAATACCAAGACGCCCGCGAAATGAATTGACGCCCTTGTAACCCGCTCGCACCCTGCGCCCCTTACACGGGGTGCGGGGGCGATTCGTGACGGATGAGACGAAACTGGCGCCGGTGTCCGGCACCGCGCGGATCGACATTCTCGACGTGCTGCGCGGCGTTGCGATCCTGCTGATCTTCTACATGAATATCGGGTTTCAGGCATCACCGGTCGCGCATTTGTTCGGCGATTTTCGCCTGATTGGCTGGACCGATGCCGACCGCTTTGCCTGGATCGCGGTTCAGACGCTGCTGGAGGGGACTCAGCGGTGCATGCTGGAGTTCCTGTTCGGAGCAGGCTTCATGGTGCTGACGGCACGGGCGATGCAGCCTGATGGCCCCGTCGCAGTCGCCGACCTTTATATGCGCCGCAATTTGTGGCTGCTCGGCTTCGGGTTGCTCAACATCTTCATCGTGCTTTGGGTCGGCGACATTCTGACCGTCTATGCCCTCGCGGCGCTGTTCCTGTTTCCATTCCGCACGCTGGGGCCGAAATTGCTGCTAGCGCTGGGTTGCGGGTTCGCGCTGTTCACCGCGATCACCGGCACGATCCAATATGCCGAGCGGGTCGATCTGATCGCAAAGGTCGAGGCGGCACAGGCGCACAAGGCGACGGGCAAGCCGGTGAACGCGGAGCAGAAGAAGACGCTCGACGACTGGCAGAAGCGGCTCGACCGCTTCAAGCCGAACGAGAAAGCGAAGAAAGAACTGGCGGCGGAGCGCAAAGCCCATTCCGGCGGTCTGGTCGCCTATGCCGGTGCCTATTGGAACATGTGGACCAGCTTCATGATCGGCAAGGGTTTGCTGATCCAGATGGTGATCGAGGCATTCTTCGCCATGCTGATCGGCGTCGCGCTGTGGAAATGGGGCGTGATCCAGGGGCAGCGCAGTACGCGTTTCTATGCGGTGCTGACGCTGCTCGCTTATGCATTCGGCATCGCCGCCCGCTATGTCGGGGCGCTGGAGATTTCGTCATTCTCCCCCTTGCCGAAAACGATCTGGATTACCCAGGAATTCGCGCGGCTGGCGATGGGGCTTGGCCATATCGCGCTCATCAACCTGATCTTCAAATCCGGTTTGGGCCGGACGATCCTGAGCCCGTTCAAGGCGGCGGGGCGCACGGCATTCTCGGTCTATTTCCTTGAGCAGATCATCGGGCTGCACATTCTGTTTTCGCCTTACGGGTTCAATCTGTGGGATCGGTTTGGCTGGGCGAACCAGTTCTGGATCGCCACCGCCGTGATCGTCGTCTGCCTGATCGCCGCGAACCTGTGGGCGCGCTGGTTCGTCAACGGGCCGATGGAATGGGCGTGGCGAAGCCTGTCCTATCTCAAATGGCAATCGTTCCGGCGGCGCGAACCGGCAGTATGAAGGAGGTCAGGATGAAGTTCGGATTGACGGCGGCGACCCTGGCGTCGCTCACGGCACCGGCGGCGGCGGAGGTGACGAAGTCCGAACCGACCGGGTTTGTCTCCACGCACCAGCTGGTGATCGCAGCCCCGCCGGAGAAAGTGTGGGATACGATTGCAAGACCCGCATCCTGGTGGAGCAAGGACCACACTTATTCCGGCGACAGCGCGAACATCACGCTGGACCCGCGCCCGGGCGGATGCTGGTGCGAGAAGCTTTCCGGCGGCTCGATCGAACATGCGCGCGTGCTCTACGCCGATCGTGGCAAGGTACTGCGCGTGTCCGGCGCGTTCGGCCCGCTTCAAAGTGGCGCGGTGACAGGCACCATCACTTTCGCGCTGAGGGCGGAGGGGCAGGGAACCGTGCTGACCGTTACCTATGTCGTTGGCGGCTACCATCCCGCCGGCCTCTCGAACTTCGCACAGCCGGTCGATGCGGTAATGGGCGCGCAGATGCCGGGCCTGAAGACCGCAGCGGAAGCGGGTGGTTAGGGCAAGGCCGCACTTGGCGACCGCCATGCGATGATGTATAACCGGCTAATCACGAAAACGGACCGGTCCGGCGCTTGACAGCTTCGGTACGACTCCATATGTCGCGCATCTTCCGAAACACCGGTTCACGGCGGCGCCTTTGAGCGTGCGTCGTGCGCATGCGTTTCGGGTCAACGCGACGAGATGGGGCTGCTGCCATGCATGCCCTGTGGAGCTGGGAGAATATAGTTCATGGCACGTATTGCGGGTGTAAACCTCCCGACCAACAAGCGCGTATTGATCGCGCTTCAGTATATCCACGGCATCGGCGCGACCAAGGCCAAGGCGATCACCGAAAAGCTCGGCATCGCCGAGTCTGCCCGTATTCAGGACCTGACCGATCAGGAAGTCCTGCAGATCCGCGAAACGATCGACGCCGATCACACGGTTGAGGGTGACCTTCGCCGTGAGACTGCGATGAACATCAAGCGTCTGATGGATCTGGCCTGCTATCGCGGCCTTCGTCACCGTAAGGGCCTGCCCGTTCGCGGTCAGCGCACGCACACCAATGCCCGCACCCGCAAGGGCAAGGCAAAGGCGATCGCCGGTAAGAAGAAGTAAGGTCGAGCCGCTGCGAGGCGGCTCCCTTCTGAACAAGGTCAGGATATACCAATGGCACAAGCACCACAGCGTATTCGCCGCC includes these proteins:
- the ybaL gene encoding YbaL family putative K(+) efflux transporter, encoding MHHTPLIATIVAGLVMAFIMGAIAHKLKVSPIAGYLLAGIMVGPFTPGFVADGNLAAELAEIGVILLMFGVGLHFSLRDLLAVRKVAVPGAIVQIASAVLMGMGLAWVLGWDPLAGFVFGLALSVASTVVLLRGLQGFGIVDTERGRIAVGWLIVEDLVMVLALVLLPALAEVMKSDGPMTWSALLVPLAQTAFKITGFLVVMLLVARRLIPLALHWVVHTGSRELFRLAVLAIALGVAFGAAVVFDVSFALGAFFAGMILGETPLSRQATEETLPLRDAFAVLFFVSVGMLFNPAVLIEQPLPLIVTVLIIVFGKSVAAYFIVRALKYTHRIAITAAASLAQIGEFSFILVGLGVGLQILPPEGRDLILAGALISILVNPFIFTWLVPKRQEKTDPIEPPVDTGDFQDHVILVGYGRVGKLIARDLLARKRRFILIEDQADIAKEAKEAGLDVVRGNAVDPEALKAARIDRASRLLIAIPEGFEGGAVVEAAKAQNSAIAIVARAHSDAEVAHLEAKGAGDVVMGEREIASRMLSLCAVPLARA
- a CDS encoding VOC family protein, which gives rise to MPVTAIEHVNLTVTSPARTAKLMQHLFGWHIRWQGAARDGGSAIHVGEANSYLALYAPRGDAPQRYPKGEPLNHVGIVVDDLDGVEAKVYAAGLTPFSHGDYEPGRRFYFLDFDGIEYEIVSYG
- the soxR gene encoding redox-sensitive transcriptional activator SoxR, with the protein product MRGNELLTIGELAARTGLSVSAIRFYESRGLVEPIRTSGNQRRFLRSDIRRLSFALIAQRMGLTVQEIAAQLAQLPLGRTPTLQDWERISRHFRAEIDRRIAILERTRDKLDGCIGCGCLSLKKCGLYNPGDQAGTEGKGPRFVLGGIDRSAVEGR
- a CDS encoding S9 family peptidase; the protein is MSAEARDPTPGDLTLERVFASPDLAGTTPRMLKLSPDGKYVTVLRNRDDERERFDLWTMDTASGAWRMLVDSKKIGTGAEISEAEKMQRERARIGDTRGIVAYDWAPDGRSILVPLDGDLYLATLAGDVRRLTATEGSELNPVISPKGGYASFVRDQNLVVLDLSAGKEIKVTSEGTGTVHFGEAEFVAQEEMARRTGYWWSPDDKRIAVQRFDEAPVGVVSRTAIGAETTRVYDQRYPEAGTANVLVDLYVMKPDGTGRVKVDLGSETDIYLARVDWTPDGKTLLVQRQNRAQTVLDMLAVDPTTGKSRILFSEKSGAKSWINLSDAYRALGDGSLIWWSERDGHGHLYRFKGGKWTPLTKGDWEVADLVGVDEATGRITFTGNKDGVLERHLYVVDLAKPGAVTRISEAGYWNTANANRDASRIIVTRSKGDQPPQVLLTDGAGKRLAWVNENRVAGDHPYAPFLASHRRKQFGTIKAADGTTLHWEMITPPLEPGRKYPVFFHHYGGPHSQQVSRAWGGATQQAIVDRGYIWFALDNRGAANRGKAFEDHLFQAMGGVEVTDQLAGAAYLKTLDFVDPGKVTTYGWSYGGYMTLKMLQAAPGVFAAGVAGAPVSKWELYDTHYTERYMGDPRQVQAAYDKANTVADATKIADPLLLIHGMADDNVVLEHSTVMMARMQAGAVPFETMLYPGQTHRVAGPGISVHLWTTILDFLDRNTKTPAK
- a CDS encoding DUF418 domain-containing protein; the protein is MTDETKLAPVSGTARIDILDVLRGVAILLIFYMNIGFQASPVAHLFGDFRLIGWTDADRFAWIAVQTLLEGTQRCMLEFLFGAGFMVLTARAMQPDGPVAVADLYMRRNLWLLGFGLLNIFIVLWVGDILTVYALAALFLFPFRTLGPKLLLALGCGFALFTAITGTIQYAERVDLIAKVEAAQAHKATGKPVNAEQKKTLDDWQKRLDRFKPNEKAKKELAAERKAHSGGLVAYAGAYWNMWTSFMIGKGLLIQMVIEAFFAMLIGVALWKWGVIQGQRSTRFYAVLTLLAYAFGIAARYVGALEISSFSPLPKTIWITQEFARLAMGLGHIALINLIFKSGLGRTILSPFKAAGRTAFSVYFLEQIIGLHILFSPYGFNLWDRFGWANQFWIATAVIVVCLIAANLWARWFVNGPMEWAWRSLSYLKWQSFRRREPAV
- a CDS encoding SRPBCC family protein encodes the protein MKFGLTAATLASLTAPAAAEVTKSEPTGFVSTHQLVIAAPPEKVWDTIARPASWWSKDHTYSGDSANITLDPRPGGCWCEKLSGGSIEHARVLYADRGKVLRVSGAFGPLQSGAVTGTITFALRAEGQGTVLTVTYVVGGYHPAGLSNFAQPVDAVMGAQMPGLKTAAEAGG
- the rpsM gene encoding 30S ribosomal protein S13, whose amino-acid sequence is MARIAGVNLPTNKRVLIALQYIHGIGATKAKAITEKLGIAESARIQDLTDQEVLQIRETIDADHTVEGDLRRETAMNIKRLMDLACYRGLRHRKGLPVRGQRTHTNARTRKGKAKAIAGKKK